In the Candidatus Methylacidiphilales bacterium genome, one interval contains:
- a CDS encoding acyl-CoA dehydrogenase translates to MLLVLSTLFYIWLLFLAIAKNKKSFIRSIISVLGITLLFLYIQLTSNIGDTDGVTKFSVTFVDIGILLITLVVLFFVSIKGLRLWVTKLFYDKLKNTLPKISATEMTVIQAGNTWIEKNILQGEIDWYEINKIKINDFTAEEKSFLATEVNQLCELVVSEEIKKNKNLSPEIWKYIREKGFLGMVLPKKYGGLGFSAHAHSAVVAKLATCSQPLAVTVMVPNSLGPGELLIHYGTEEQRNYYLPRLAKGVDIPCFALTSPVAGSDAGSIEDSGTVCFGEYQGNAKVLGLRLNWEKRYITLCPVATLLGLAFKAYDPDNLLPVNHPLKGKVRLGITLAIIPTNLPGIQIGNRHDPMGVSFQNGPTRGKDVFIPMDHIVGGIDRIGHGWQMLTECLSIGRGISLPSLSVAGCKLTLATTTAYATVREQFNLPVARFEAVADRICTLAENTFSTESAQRLTSSSIDEGTVPAVITAMIKYKNTELLRNSVNIAFDIHGGRAIMCGPRNYLEEIYRSIPIAITVEGANILTQSLIVFGQGIMRCHPYLLAEVEALSTQDQKLAIEKLEKSLFPHLGYVMGNLSSSLAYGYSFGHFAPSIGNGVLKRMTQAVSSTSYILSLTSDLALLLYGGNLKRMEIASSKFATVWTNLYYALSCIKRFQVINEPKNLEPLLRITVLDLVYQARDNLRDILSDLPIVPGRVLATLLLPTNRPFGHISNRERVAVSELFCMNNGPRVLFTDNLFRSPSIEHPLTRIESAFQAVTDEKYKLVARQLKSLPIDAPKRLPNESLSDWLNKIVSAGYISEEQKRLYVHTKALVLDAVMVDEFNPKDHSVVVRRN, encoded by the coding sequence ATGTTACTCGTACTATCTACACTATTTTATATTTGGTTACTATTTTTAGCGATTGCTAAAAATAAAAAATCTTTCATTAGATCGATTATCTCAGTATTGGGGATAACATTATTATTTCTCTATATCCAACTTACTTCAAATATTGGTGATACCGATGGGGTAACTAAATTCTCTGTTACATTTGTTGATATTGGCATTTTACTAATTACCTTAGTAGTCTTGTTTTTCGTCTCAATTAAAGGGTTGCGACTATGGGTAACAAAGTTATTTTATGACAAATTAAAAAACACCTTACCAAAAATTAGCGCCACCGAAATGACGGTCATTCAAGCTGGTAATACTTGGATTGAAAAAAATATCTTACAAGGGGAGATTGATTGGTACGAAATTAATAAAATTAAGATTAATGATTTTACTGCTGAAGAGAAGAGTTTTTTAGCGACTGAAGTTAACCAATTATGTGAATTAGTAGTAAGCGAAGAAATTAAAAAAAATAAAAACTTAAGCCCTGAGATTTGGAAGTATATTCGGGAAAAAGGATTTTTAGGAATGGTATTGCCTAAAAAATATGGTGGCTTAGGCTTTAGTGCCCACGCGCACTCTGCGGTAGTTGCTAAACTTGCCACTTGTTCTCAGCCACTAGCAGTCACGGTAATGGTACCAAATTCACTTGGGCCTGGAGAATTATTAATACATTACGGAACTGAAGAACAGAGAAATTATTATTTGCCACGACTTGCAAAAGGTGTTGATATACCTTGTTTTGCACTAACTTCACCTGTGGCAGGCTCTGATGCAGGCTCAATAGAAGACTCAGGTACTGTTTGTTTTGGTGAATACCAAGGTAACGCCAAGGTGCTAGGTCTTCGACTTAACTGGGAGAAGAGATATATCACCCTATGTCCAGTTGCTACATTATTAGGTTTAGCCTTTAAAGCTTATGACCCTGATAATTTATTACCTGTGAACCACCCACTAAAAGGAAAAGTCAGACTTGGTATCACGCTCGCAATCATTCCCACCAACTTACCAGGAATTCAAATCGGTAACAGACATGACCCAATGGGTGTAAGCTTTCAAAACGGTCCTACTAGAGGTAAAGATGTGTTTATCCCAATGGATCATATTGTTGGAGGCATAGATAGAATTGGTCATGGATGGCAGATGTTAACCGAATGTTTATCAATTGGAAGAGGAATTTCATTGCCTTCACTATCAGTAGCTGGTTGCAAACTCACCCTCGCCACTACTACCGCATACGCAACTGTGAGAGAGCAATTTAATTTACCTGTTGCTCGTTTTGAAGCAGTAGCGGATCGAATCTGCACTCTCGCTGAAAATACTTTTTCAACTGAGTCCGCACAACGACTTACAAGTTCGTCAATTGATGAAGGCACAGTTCCTGCAGTAATTACCGCCATGATTAAATATAAAAACACAGAGTTGCTTAGAAACTCTGTAAATATTGCTTTTGATATCCATGGTGGTAGAGCGATAATGTGCGGTCCAAGAAACTACCTAGAGGAAATCTATCGGAGCATACCGATAGCTATTACGGTTGAAGGCGCAAATATTCTCACACAGAGTTTGATAGTATTTGGTCAAGGGATAATGCGTTGCCACCCCTATCTTCTAGCCGAGGTAGAAGCACTAAGTACGCAAGATCAAAAACTAGCAATAGAAAAACTTGAAAAATCACTTTTCCCGCATCTGGGTTATGTTATGGGCAATCTCTCTTCTTCTCTAGCCTACGGATATTCGTTTGGTCATTTCGCACCTAGTATTGGAAATGGGGTACTCAAACGAATGACTCAAGCGGTTTCATCTACTAGTTATATTCTTTCTCTTACCAGCGATCTAGCTCTATTATTATATGGAGGCAATTTAAAGCGGATGGAGATCGCCTCTTCTAAATTTGCTACGGTGTGGACTAATCTTTATTACGCCTTGTCATGTATTAAACGATTTCAAGTAATAAATGAGCCAAAAAATCTTGAGCCCTTGTTACGGATAACTGTATTGGATTTGGTATATCAGGCAAGAGACAACTTACGCGATATATTATCCGACCTTCCGATTGTTCCAGGTAGAGTATTGGCGACATTACTACTACCCACGAATAGGCCATTTGGTCATATTTCTAACCGAGAACGAGTGGCGGTTAGTGAGCTTTTCTGTATGAATAACGGGCCACGCGTACTTTTTACGGACAACCTATTCCGATCACCTTCAATTGAGCATCCTTTAACAAGAATTGAAAGTGCTTTTCAAGCCGTTACTGATGAGAAATATAAATTAGTCGCTCGGCAACTTAAGTCATTACCGATTGATGCGCCAAAACGATTACCAAATGAATCATTATCAGATTGGCTAAATAAAATTGTGAGCGCGGGATATATTTCCGAAGAACAAAAAAGGCTCTATGTGCACACCAAAGCATTAGTTTTAGACGCGGTAATGGTTGATGAATTTAATCCTAAAGATCACTCAGTAGTAGTGAGGAGAAATTGA
- a CDS encoding 3-hydroxyacyl-CoA dehydrogenase/enoyl-CoA hydratase family protein has product MNKQPSPQEIYPAYYRNSFKKIGVLGDGVMGSQIAVHLTNCRIPTILYCTITIDEKAKPEYIRNLKKRILALKPPALALPAWIDEIEIAFLDDAQGKKSLGECDLLIEAIIEQIDEKKKLYQSIASSVNKNAIIASNTSGLSIQSLAQVLPKEFASRFCGIHFFNPVRYLALCELIPLATVPPQQIQTLRGFLSSVLGKHVVISKDSPAFIGNRLGLFCVLATFSLAEKHKLPPDLVDELTGSFIKHASSATFRTADVVGLDVLAFVAENMEKNLTSDPWHAYFSLPAWIKKLLLEKKLGAKTGQGIYHKRGKDIYVFDPSLNDYRLTAKKLDPELKKLVRSSEQGIVSALVELKKINNAQSAFLWDLHRELFLYASYHLDSFAQSVREADIAITSGFGWEIGIFELWQAAGIDKINQLILNDCSNKNQLSTVSLPTWVQSGQPFYTTEGALSPSQSKRISLLESGIGARTIRSARVVAEQGNADKVFFENDGIIAHEINSSLIAIAHKTKLNVLSYDVIKGYHTVLDQLESRDAAIVIHQLKPHFGAGANLAEMIVAAKIGKIRSSGMLSSLKSKAAVMLDDRLPDISNMPPVSEVIPLLQNLCMRLKHGRNPVVACVEGLTLGGCCEIILHTTRNVAALNSYIGLVEIGVGLLPAGGGTKEMAFRASLKTSGAPTMFFHQQHVEQILMGKVSENAYQARNFNYLRQEDIIIANPDELFHTGCKVALSLLETDYRPEPRNTAFEVLGMDGYATILSQLENMHYGKFISDYDRHCATTIAHVYCGGGVDTHEKVTSDWMLLKERDAFLELLEQEKTQERIEYMLKNNKPLRN; this is encoded by the coding sequence ATGAATAAACAACCCAGCCCTCAAGAAATATATCCAGCGTATTACAGAAATAGTTTCAAAAAAATTGGTGTACTTGGCGACGGTGTCATGGGAAGTCAGATTGCTGTCCACCTCACTAACTGTCGTATACCAACTATTTTGTATTGCACCATTACAATTGATGAAAAAGCTAAACCAGAATACATACGCAATCTCAAAAAGAGAATACTTGCTCTCAAACCCCCAGCGCTTGCATTACCAGCTTGGATAGATGAGATAGAAATTGCATTTCTGGATGACGCTCAAGGTAAAAAATCACTTGGTGAGTGCGACTTACTAATTGAAGCAATTATCGAACAAATTGATGAAAAGAAAAAATTATACCAGAGTATCGCTTCATCCGTCAATAAAAATGCCATTATTGCGTCAAACACTTCAGGCTTATCAATACAATCGCTTGCACAAGTACTGCCTAAGGAGTTTGCATCAAGATTCTGCGGGATACATTTTTTTAATCCAGTCAGATACTTAGCATTATGCGAGCTTATCCCACTCGCAACTGTACCCCCACAACAAATACAAACGTTGCGTGGATTTCTTTCATCGGTACTTGGTAAACATGTAGTAATCAGTAAAGACTCTCCAGCGTTTATAGGTAATCGGTTAGGTTTATTTTGCGTACTCGCAACCTTTTCGCTCGCTGAAAAACACAAACTCCCGCCCGATCTCGTCGATGAATTAACCGGGAGCTTTATTAAACATGCCAGTAGTGCAACGTTCCGCACCGCTGATGTGGTTGGATTGGATGTCTTAGCTTTTGTCGCAGAAAATATGGAGAAAAATCTTACCAGTGACCCATGGCATGCTTATTTTTCACTTCCAGCTTGGATTAAAAAATTATTGTTGGAAAAGAAACTAGGGGCAAAAACTGGCCAAGGTATTTATCACAAGCGCGGTAAAGATATCTATGTATTTGATCCAAGTTTAAACGACTACCGATTGACTGCAAAAAAACTAGACCCAGAACTTAAAAAACTTGTTCGCTCTTCAGAACAAGGTATCGTAAGCGCTTTAGTTGAACTTAAAAAAATAAACAATGCTCAATCTGCCTTTTTATGGGATTTACATAGAGAATTATTTTTATACGCAAGTTACCATTTGGACAGTTTTGCCCAATCTGTCAGAGAAGCGGATATTGCTATTACATCAGGATTTGGCTGGGAAATAGGGATCTTTGAACTTTGGCAAGCAGCTGGGATAGATAAAATCAATCAGTTAATTCTTAATGATTGCTCTAACAAAAATCAATTAAGTACAGTTTCACTCCCTACATGGGTACAATCAGGACAACCGTTTTACACTACTGAAGGGGCTCTAAGCCCATCCCAATCTAAAAGAATTTCACTTTTAGAATCAGGAATTGGTGCAAGAACAATTAGAAGCGCTCGAGTAGTTGCTGAACAAGGGAATGCTGATAAAGTTTTTTTTGAAAATGATGGCATTATCGCGCATGAAATTAATTCATCCTTGATTGCGATTGCGCATAAAACTAAATTAAATGTTTTAAGCTACGATGTCATTAAAGGATACCATACGGTATTAGACCAACTTGAATCAAGAGATGCCGCAATAGTTATTCACCAGTTAAAACCACATTTTGGTGCTGGAGCAAATCTTGCTGAAATGATTGTCGCCGCTAAAATAGGCAAGATACGCAGTTCTGGTATGTTGAGTTCTTTGAAAAGTAAAGCAGCAGTAATGCTGGACGATCGTCTTCCTGATATTAGCAATATGCCTCCAGTCAGTGAAGTTATTCCTTTACTTCAAAATCTTTGTATGCGTCTAAAACATGGCCGCAACCCTGTCGTTGCTTGTGTAGAAGGCTTGACATTAGGTGGTTGCTGCGAAATTATTCTCCATACTACTAGAAATGTGGCCGCATTAAATAGTTACATTGGTCTGGTTGAGATAGGTGTTGGGTTGCTCCCTGCCGGAGGTGGAACTAAAGAAATGGCTTTCCGTGCCTCATTAAAGACTAGTGGAGCGCCAACTATGTTCTTTCACCAACAACATGTAGAGCAAATTCTAATGGGCAAGGTTAGTGAAAATGCCTATCAGGCTAGAAATTTTAACTACCTAAGGCAAGAAGATATAATCATCGCCAATCCCGATGAATTATTTCATACCGGATGTAAAGTCGCGTTATCACTACTAGAAACTGACTACCGACCAGAGCCTAGAAATACTGCTTTTGAAGTACTTGGAATGGATGGCTATGCTACTATCCTAAGCCAATTAGAAAACATGCACTATGGGAAATTTATTAGCGACTATGATCGACATTGCGCAACTACCATAGCTCATGTTTATTGTGGAGGTGGAGTTGACACCCATGAAAAAGTAACTTCTGACTGGATGTTACTAAAAGAGCGCGATGCTTTTTTAGAGTTACTGGAACAAGAAAAAACTCAAGAACGAATTGAGTACATGTTAAAAAATAACAAGCCTCTGAGGAACTAA